From a single Aestuariibius sp. HNIBRBA575 genomic region:
- a CDS encoding glutathione S-transferase family protein, producing the protein MSNAVRIHSFPLSGHAHRVVLFANLAGINHEVVNVDLAGGAHKQDSFLALNPVGQVPVIEDGDAVISDSNAILVYLARKYAPTYIPSDPIGEAQVQKFLTLAAGELAFGPAAARLITVFNAPFDPDFCKATAAKVLTKLDAHLDGRDFLVGDTVTIADVAIYSYTAHAPEGGVSLDPYPNVRRLLSNIEALDGFVAMPSTPAGLLAEPA; encoded by the coding sequence ATGTCTAACGCCGTTCGTATCCACAGTTTTCCACTATCTGGTCATGCGCACCGGGTTGTCCTGTTTGCCAATCTGGCTGGGATCAACCACGAAGTCGTCAATGTTGACCTGGCTGGGGGCGCGCATAAACAGGACAGTTTCCTAGCGCTCAATCCTGTGGGTCAGGTGCCCGTGATCGAAGATGGCGACGCCGTCATTTCCGACAGCAATGCCATTTTGGTTTATCTCGCCCGCAAATATGCCCCAACCTACATTCCCAGCGATCCCATCGGCGAAGCGCAAGTGCAGAAATTTCTGACATTGGCAGCGGGTGAATTGGCGTTTGGCCCAGCGGCAGCGCGATTGATCACCGTGTTCAACGCCCCATTTGACCCAGATTTTTGCAAAGCCACAGCGGCCAAAGTTTTGACCAAACTCGACGCGCATCTGGACGGTCGCGACTTCTTGGTTGGGGACACGGTGACCATCGCGGATGTGGCGATCTATAGCTACACAGCGCATGCTCCCGAAGGCGGCGTTTCGTTGGACCCATACCCAAATGTGCGCCGTTTGCTGAGCAATATCGAAGCGTTAGACGGCTTCGTTGCCATGCCGTCAACGCCCGCCGGTCTACTGGCAGAGCCTGCATAA
- a CDS encoding pyridoxamine 5'-phosphate oxidase family protein gives MNDPVSTPSFHLGEQQAQARAGRLEAMKPIGKIAIRPFMPDQHRAFFEQLPFVVMGSVDDHGWPWASILTGGKGFIDSPTNKRLSITAQPLPDDPLAASLTAGAPVGLLGIELATRRRNRMNAQITSQTADNVQLDVVQSFGNCPQYIQTRALRFVRAPAAQIERQATDKFRELDAAARDFIANSNTFFVSSYVQPDRNPVAEGVDVSHRGGRSGFVKVDGNTLTIPDYSGNNFFNTIGNFLVNPKAGLMFPDFETGDVLMLTGRVEMLWDDHPEVQAFHGAERGWRFHLDHGLRIYDALPFRAQFGDYSPNALMADNWDMSQARQQAEQHRNTWRPLRVAAIKDESDVIRSFTLEPVDDTPLLPFEPGQFLTMRADLGAGKPVTRTYSMSSAPGDLRYRISVKREPNGAMSNYLHDAVRVGDVIETKAPKGAFYMDALDQRPVVLIAGGVGITPMMSMTRHVLNEGIRKRHLRPTTILHAAQTTKDRAFFDDFRAAEAQSNGKLRYFSIIEKPSQDEQQGVDFHASGFIDAPLIQAALPYDDYDFYLCGPPRFMQAIYDALRALGAQDARIFAEAFGPASLVRHPDDTANPPAILAQAELSTIKFERSGFEHHWVKGDATILETAEAHGLAPAFSCRSGSCGSCATKKLSGEVAYRIPVTADHAPDEVLICCAVPAENTQELILDL, from the coding sequence ATGAATGATCCAGTTTCCACGCCATCGTTTCATTTGGGCGAACAGCAGGCTCAGGCCCGTGCCGGTCGTCTGGAGGCGATGAAACCCATTGGCAAAATCGCAATCCGTCCCTTTATGCCGGATCAGCATCGAGCGTTTTTTGAACAATTGCCCTTTGTTGTCATGGGCAGTGTGGATGATCACGGCTGGCCTTGGGCTTCGATTTTGACCGGGGGTAAGGGGTTCATTGACTCCCCCACCAACAAACGATTGTCGATCACTGCACAGCCCTTGCCGGATGATCCGTTGGCCGCATCTTTGACGGCAGGCGCGCCAGTGGGGCTGTTGGGGATCGAATTGGCCACACGTCGCCGCAACCGGATGAACGCGCAGATCACCAGCCAAACGGCGGATAACGTGCAGTTGGATGTGGTGCAATCCTTTGGCAATTGCCCGCAATATATACAAACCCGCGCCCTTAGATTTGTCCGTGCGCCGGCTGCGCAAATCGAACGGCAAGCCACGGATAAATTCAGAGAACTTGACGCCGCCGCCCGGGATTTCATTGCGAACAGCAACACGTTTTTTGTGTCCAGCTACGTTCAACCTGATCGCAATCCGGTGGCCGAAGGCGTGGATGTTTCGCATCGCGGTGGCCGCAGCGGTTTTGTCAAAGTCGACGGCAACACGCTGACCATCCCGGATTATTCGGGCAATAATTTCTTTAACACGATCGGGAATTTTCTGGTGAATCCCAAGGCGGGACTGATGTTCCCGGATTTTGAAACCGGTGATGTTTTGATGTTGACTGGGCGTGTTGAAATGCTTTGGGACGATCACCCAGAGGTACAGGCCTTTCACGGCGCAGAACGTGGGTGGCGGTTTCATCTGGATCACGGTCTGCGCATCTATGATGCCCTGCCGTTCCGGGCGCAATTTGGGGACTATTCCCCAAATGCCTTGATGGCGGATAACTGGGACATGTCGCAGGCCCGCCAACAGGCCGAACAGCACCGAAATACATGGCGCCCTTTGCGTGTCGCCGCGATCAAAGACGAAAGCGACGTCATCCGATCCTTCACCTTGGAACCGGTGGATGACACGCCGCTTTTGCCGTTTGAACCGGGGCAGTTTCTGACGATGCGGGCCGATTTGGGGGCTGGCAAACCCGTTACGCGGACCTATTCGATGTCCTCAGCCCCCGGTGATCTGCGGTATCGTATTTCGGTGAAGCGCGAACCTAATGGCGCGATGTCAAATTATCTGCATGATGCCGTTCGGGTGGGGGATGTCATCGAAACCAAGGCCCCAAAAGGCGCGTTTTACATGGATGCCTTAGATCAGCGGCCCGTCGTCTTGATCGCAGGTGGCGTTGGGATTACGCCGATGATGTCGATGACCCGGCATGTGCTGAACGAAGGCATTCGCAAACGGCATTTGCGTCCGACAACGATCCTTCATGCGGCCCAAACCACCAAAGACCGCGCGTTTTTTGACGATTTTCGCGCGGCTGAGGCCCAATCAAACGGCAAGTTGCGCTATTTTTCCATCATTGAAAAACCCAGCCAAGATGAACAGCAAGGTGTCGATTTTCACGCCAGCGGTTTCATCGACGCGCCGTTGATACAGGCCGCTTTGCCTTATGATGATTATGACTTTTACCTCTGCGGCCCACCGCGGTTTATGCAGGCGATCTATGATGCATTGCGCGCGTTGGGCGCACAGGATGCCCGGATTTTCGCTGAGGCCTTTGGACCCGCATCACTGGTGCGCCACCCCGACGACACGGCAAATCCGCCCGCCATCCTTGCCCAAGCAGAGCTGAGCACAATCAAATTCGAACGGTCTGGCTTTGAGCATCATTGGGTCAAAGGCGATGCGACGATCCTTGAAACTGCAGAGGCACATGGGCTGGCGCCGGCGTTTTCCTGTCGCAGCGGCAGCTGTGGCAGCTGCGCGACCAAAAAACTGTCCGGCGAGGTGGCGTATCGCATACCGGTGACGGCGGATCACGCCCCGGACGAGGTTCTGATCTGCTGTGCTGTTCCGGCTGAAAACACCCAAGAACTAATTTTAGACCTGTAA
- a CDS encoding LysR family transcriptional regulator, producing MDTIIGMRTFAAVATHGSFTEGAKQVGISTKLASKYVGQLEERLNAQLFHRTTRRVAMTETGAAYFKRCQPLLEQFDELEGLVQDRQTELAGRIRITAPTGFGSGQLVHMLKPFQVAHPKVSIELRLSDHHVSIVEEGFDLAIRFGVLKDSSLIARKLMDMRIVLCAAPSYLAAHGEPKDPAALTTHNCLLQSTLTTTDSWEFKGKSGPYTVPVTGNFRANSPLAVANMAADGLGIGRVPLYTARPFLDDQRLKLIFEDQEARVIGLFAVYPPSRHLTARIRALIDHLASQF from the coding sequence ATGGACACGATCATCGGGATGCGCACCTTTGCGGCGGTTGCAACACATGGCTCCTTTACCGAAGGCGCAAAACAGGTTGGCATCAGCACCAAACTTGCCAGCAAATACGTTGGCCAACTCGAAGAGCGCCTGAACGCACAGCTGTTTCACCGCACCACCCGTCGCGTGGCCATGACGGAAACCGGCGCGGCCTATTTCAAACGCTGCCAACCTTTGCTGGAACAATTTGATGAACTCGAAGGTCTGGTTCAGGATCGGCAAACCGAGCTTGCCGGTCGGATCAGGATCACTGCGCCCACAGGATTTGGGTCCGGGCAATTGGTTCATATGCTAAAGCCATTTCAAGTCGCCCATCCCAAAGTGTCGATCGAATTGCGCCTGTCAGATCACCATGTTTCGATTGTCGAAGAAGGGTTTGATCTGGCGATCCGGTTTGGGGTGTTAAAGGATTCCAGCCTGATAGCCCGCAAGCTGATGGACATGCGGATCGTGCTATGTGCCGCGCCCAGCTATTTGGCCGCCCATGGTGAACCCAAAGACCCCGCCGCATTGACGACCCATAATTGTCTGTTGCAAAGCACGCTCACGACAACTGACAGTTGGGAATTCAAAGGCAAGTCAGGCCCTTACACGGTCCCTGTGACGGGCAATTTTAGGGCCAATTCGCCGCTTGCCGTGGCCAATATGGCGGCGGACGGTTTGGGGATCGGTCGCGTGCCGTTATACACCGCCCGCCCGTTTCTGGACGATCAACGCCTGAAATTGATCTTTGAGGACCAAGAGGCAAGGGTCATCGGCCTCTTTGCGGTCTATCCGCCAAGCCGACATCTGACCGCCAGAATTCGCGCACTCATTGATCATCTGGCCAGCCAGTTTTAA
- a CDS encoding cupin domain-containing protein, with protein sequence MDKNANFDQRAAVHSDQEPWIASPMKGVDRRPLDRIGAEVARATSIVRYEPGSAFSAHTHTGGEEFLVLEGVFQDEHGDFPAGTYVRNPPTTSHTPSAADGAIIFVKLWQFDPEDRNQMVIDTHAQTPQPVADGVCEIPLFKDARECVRIEIWDPSVTVQNADHKGFEALVLEGSIEESGEVFEANSWLRLPAGALLSATSGPKGARLWIKSDHLALPQTAPNGGV encoded by the coding sequence ATGGACAAGAACGCAAATTTCGACCAGCGCGCTGCGGTGCATTCCGACCAAGAGCCATGGATCGCATCCCCGATGAAAGGTGTGGATCGCCGCCCTTTGGACCGGATCGGCGCAGAGGTCGCACGCGCCACGTCAATTGTGCGCTATGAACCTGGCAGTGCGTTTTCGGCACATACCCATACCGGCGGAGAAGAGTTTTTGGTGTTGGAGGGGGTGTTTCAGGATGAACATGGTGATTTCCCAGCGGGCACATACGTGCGCAATCCGCCGACCACGTCGCACACGCCAAGCGCGGCGGATGGGGCGATCATATTTGTGAAACTCTGGCAGTTTGATCCCGAGGATCGCAACCAGATGGTTATCGACACACATGCCCAAACGCCCCAGCCGGTTGCAGATGGGGTTTGTGAAATCCCATTGTTCAAGGATGCGCGCGAATGCGTGCGTATCGAAATCTGGGACCCGTCGGTGACGGTGCAGAATGCAGATCACAAAGGGTTTGAAGCATTGGTTCTGGAAGGGAGCATTGAGGAAAGTGGCGAAGTTTTTGAGGCCAATTCCTGGTTGCGCCTGCCTGCGGGCGCACTGCTAAGCGCAACATCAGGGCCAAAGGGCGCACGGCTTTGGATCAAATCCGACCATCTTGCCTTGCCGCAAACAGCCCCAAACGGAGGAGTTTAA
- a CDS encoding organic hydroperoxide resistance protein, translated as MTTEVLYSTQARATGGRDGVAETQDGSFKIALSTPKELGGDGREGNNPEQLFAAGYAACFLGAIKHVAAHDDNVKTKLPEDLTVTTTVGIGPRSEGGFGLDVQISVAIPGLDRDHAEKLIGIAHEVCPYSNATRNGLNITPTLA; from the coding sequence ATGACAACAGAAGTACTCTATTCCACCCAAGCACGTGCCACAGGCGGCCGCGATGGCGTTGCTGAAACTCAGGACGGATCGTTCAAAATCGCGCTTTCCACCCCAAAGGAACTTGGCGGTGACGGACGCGAAGGCAATAACCCAGAGCAATTATTTGCGGCAGGTTATGCGGCGTGTTTTTTAGGGGCGATCAAACATGTCGCCGCGCATGATGACAACGTGAAAACCAAACTGCCCGAAGATCTGACCGTGACCACAACGGTTGGCATTGGTCCACGTTCCGAGGGTGGGTTTGGTCTGGATGTGCAGATCAGCGTCGCTATCCCCGGCTTGGACAGGGATCACGCCGAGAAACTGATCGGGATTGCCCATGAGGTATGCCCGTATTCCAACGCCACCCGGAACGGTTTGAACATCACCCCAACATTGGCGTGA
- a CDS encoding DUF1348 family protein produces METRPPLPPFSRETAIQKIRLAEDGWNSRDAAKVATAYSLDTKWRNRALFATNRNEAEAFLTSKWIRENEYRLIKELWAFTENRIAVRYAYEWRDDSGNWFRSYGNENWEFAENGLMQNRHASINDLPIDEKDRLFHWPLGRRPDDHPGLSDLGL; encoded by the coding sequence ATGGAAACGCGCCCGCCTTTGCCCCCGTTTAGTCGTGAAACCGCGATACAAAAGATTCGATTGGCCGAAGATGGCTGGAACAGCCGGGACGCCGCCAAAGTCGCGACGGCCTATTCGCTGGATACAAAATGGCGCAACCGCGCGCTGTTTGCCACCAATCGCAACGAAGCAGAGGCGTTTTTGACCAGCAAGTGGATCCGGGAAAATGAATACCGGCTGATCAAGGAATTATGGGCCTTTACCGAAAACAGAATTGCCGTGCGCTATGCCTATGAATGGCGGGATGATAGCGGCAATTGGTTTCGCTCTTATGGCAATGAAAACTGGGAATTTGCCGAAAACGGTCTGATGCAAAACCGCCATGCCAGCATCAATGATCTGCCCATTGACGAAAAAGACCGCCTGTTTCACTGGCCATTGGGGCGGCGTCCGGATGATCACCCCGGTTTGTCTGATCTGGGGTTGTGA
- a CDS encoding exonuclease domain-containing protein yields MNEVALYSLPSCFGQTDPLPTNLRFIALDVETAAYDVASICQIGLAFVGFDGAITTHSAYIDPQMPFAAGNTRLHGISATTVQNAPSFADILPDLRPVLEAIPLVQHSRFDEKAFDAACRQADLPILKSRWSDSVAIARQAWPELKGNGGHGLANLKQVLNLQFKHHDAGEDARAAAQVVLKAEAAMGRKIHWLNAAQQLAFNFG; encoded by the coding sequence ATGAACGAAGTTGCGCTCTACTCACTTCCATCTTGTTTTGGCCAAACCGACCCGTTGCCCACCAACCTAAGGTTCATCGCCTTGGACGTGGAAACCGCAGCCTATGATGTGGCAAGCATCTGCCAAATTGGTCTGGCTTTTGTTGGATTTGACGGCGCAATTACCACCCACAGCGCCTATATTGACCCGCAAATGCCCTTTGCGGCGGGCAACACCCGGTTGCATGGGATCAGCGCCACAACCGTGCAAAACGCCCCTAGTTTTGCTGACATACTGCCCGATCTTCGCCCCGTCCTAGAGGCCATTCCGCTGGTGCAGCACAGCCGCTTTGATGAAAAAGCGTTTGATGCCGCCTGTCGGCAGGCAGATTTACCGATTTTGAAATCGCGCTGGTCGGATAGCGTTGCGATCGCCCGTCAGGCCTGGCCCGAATTGAAAGGTAATGGCGGTCATGGATTGGCCAATCTCAAACAGGTTCTGAACCTGCAATTCAAACACCACGACGCCGGAGAAGACGCCCGCGCCGCCGCCCAAGTTGTGCTAAAGGCAGAGGCGGCTATGGGGCGCAAAATCCATTGGTTAAACGCCGCGCAGCAGCTGGCGTTTAACTTTGGCTGA
- a CDS encoding SDR family NAD(P)-dependent oxidoreductase, with translation MSRPLAIVAGAGAGLGQALLHSFDQSGYNAYGLNRSLPKGAGPNTLRVDLTDAPQTEQQILDLIAAHGAPQLVVHNAAKLVISEFENTSNAEFEETWRSMVISAVNLARTVLPSMAAAGGGTFIVSGATASLRGGKNFAAFATAKAGLRALTQSLAREYGPKGVHVAHVILDGIVDTQASRALVAMDPSRMMAPDDIAQTYLALAAQPVSTWTHELDIRPMGEAF, from the coding sequence ATGTCCCGTCCCCTTGCGATTGTTGCGGGTGCTGGTGCCGGTTTGGGGCAGGCATTGCTGCACAGTTTTGATCAAAGCGGCTATAACGCCTATGGGCTGAACCGGTCCCTGCCAAAGGGGGCAGGGCCGAATACGCTGAGGGTTGATTTGACCGACGCGCCCCAAACCGAACAGCAGATACTTGATCTGATCGCGGCCCATGGCGCGCCGCAGCTGGTTGTGCATAACGCGGCCAAGTTGGTGATTTCAGAGTTTGAAAACACGTCGAATGCCGAATTTGAGGAAACCTGGCGGTCCATGGTGATTTCGGCGGTGAATTTGGCGCGAACGGTGTTGCCCAGCATGGCGGCGGCAGGTGGGGGGACATTTATTGTCTCTGGCGCAACGGCCAGTCTGCGGGGGGGCAAAAACTTTGCGGCCTTTGCCACTGCCAAAGCGGGGCTGCGGGCGTTGACCCAATCGCTTGCACGGGAATATGGCCCCAAAGGCGTGCATGTGGCGCATGTCATTCTAGATGGCATTGTCGACACTCAGGCCAGCCGCGCATTGGTGGCGATGGACCCGTCCCGGATGATGGCGCCGGATGATATTGCCCAAACCTATTTGGCATTGGCCGCACAACCGGTTTCGACTTGGACGCATGAATTAGACATCAGACCCATGGGCGAGGCGTTTTGA
- a CDS encoding MarR family winged helix-turn-helix transcriptional regulator — MQPTEKTDSRLRIEDQLCFALYSASRAITKEYRTLLAPMGITYPQYLALMALWQQDGLMVQQIATQLQVDQATVTPLVKRLEKLGIVDRIRSKDDERRVEVFLTAKGRGLYHDAVQVPGAIGCAIGVDPTQAQDLIAQMNAIKSFIEGRSAPTDIAD, encoded by the coding sequence ATGCAACCCACAGAAAAAACAGACAGCCGCCTGCGGATTGAGGATCAATTGTGTTTTGCGCTTTATTCAGCGTCGCGCGCAATTACCAAGGAATACAGGACGTTACTGGCACCGATGGGCATAACCTATCCACAATATCTGGCTCTGATGGCGCTGTGGCAGCAGGACGGTCTGATGGTTCAACAGATCGCTACACAGTTGCAGGTGGATCAGGCGACCGTGACGCCGCTGGTGAAACGATTGGAAAAACTCGGCATCGTTGACCGCATCAGAAGCAAAGACGACGAACGCCGGGTTGAGGTTTTCCTGACGGCCAAAGGGCGCGGGCTATATCACGACGCAGTGCAGGTGCCCGGCGCGATTGGCTGCGCAATCGGGGTTGATCCCACACAGGCGCAGGACCTGATTGCCCAAATGAACGCGATCAAATCTTTCATTGAAGGCCGCAGCGCCCCGACGGACATCGCAGATTAA
- a CDS encoding flavin monoamine oxidase family protein: METDILVVGGGLAGLSLASQLHQSGSDYRLIEMQDRLGGRILTAELSGGSFDLGPAWFWPGQPRMAALVKRFGIQVFEQYAAGDLVFQDQTGAVQRGRGFASMQGSYRVAGGMEMLTRALAQSLTADALIVGAGLTTLVQTQDGVLATLSDGRTLRASKVVLAIPPRVVAQTIAFDPPLSSAQMRRMQDIPTWMAGQAKIIATYDKPYWRNAGLSGDAMSQHGPMVEIHDASLVSGGPYALFGFVGVPADIRETRKSDVMQMAVDQLVALFGNDLKSPLDVVLQDWATLPMIARPADRAALRSHPSYGLPASLRNLWEGALHLSSTETAAGFGGYLEGALEAAEQTANLLVQPAAAP; this comes from the coding sequence ATGGAAACGGATATCCTCGTTGTTGGTGGCGGGCTGGCTGGGCTATCTTTGGCATCGCAATTGCACCAATCCGGATCAGATTATCGGTTGATTGAAATGCAGGATCGGCTGGGCGGGCGCATCCTGACGGCTGAACTGTCTGGTGGTTCCTTTGATCTGGGGCCTGCATGGTTCTGGCCGGGGCAGCCGCGGATGGCCGCATTGGTCAAACGGTTTGGGATACAGGTTTTTGAACAATATGCCGCCGGTGATCTGGTTTTTCAGGATCAGACGGGGGCGGTGCAACGCGGGCGCGGCTTTGCGTCGATGCAGGGGTCCTATCGTGTCGCCGGGGGGATGGAGATGCTGACCCGCGCACTGGCCCAATCCCTGACGGCGGATGCATTGATCGTTGGGGCGGGGCTGACAACTTTGGTACAGACCCAAGACGGCGTTTTGGCGACGCTGTCAGATGGCAGAACCCTTCGGGCTAGCAAGGTTGTGCTGGCGATACCGCCCCGCGTTGTTGCCCAAACCATTGCGTTTGACCCGCCGCTGAGCAGTGCCCAAATGCGCAGGATGCAGGATATCCCAACCTGGATGGCAGGGCAGGCCAAAATCATCGCAACCTATGACAAACCCTATTGGCGGAATGCCGGATTGTCGGGCGACGCCATGAGCCAGCACGGCCCGATGGTGGAAATCCACGATGCGTCCTTGGTGTCGGGTGGGCCTTATGCGCTGTTTGGGTTTGTGGGCGTGCCCGCTGATATTCGCGAAACGCGCAAAAGCGATGTGATGCAAATGGCAGTCGATCAACTGGTTGCGTTGTTTGGAAATGATCTGAAGTCGCCGCTTGATGTGGTGCTTCAGGATTGGGCGACGCTGCCTATGATTGCCAGACCGGCGGATCGGGCGGCATTGCGCAGCCATCCCAGCTATGGATTGCCGGCCAGTTTGAGAAACCTGTGGGAAGGGGCGTTACATTTGTCTTCGACAGAAACAGCCGCTGGTTTTGGGGGCTACCTAGAAGGCGCATTGGAAGCTGCCGAACAGACGGCCAATCTGTTGGTTCAGCCAGCAGCAGCGCCCTAA